The Meriones unguiculatus strain TT.TT164.6M chromosome 1, Bangor_MerUng_6.1, whole genome shotgun sequence genome has a segment encoding these proteins:
- the LOC110560940 gene encoding large ribosomal subunit protein eL32-like, translated as MAALQPLVKTKIVKKRTKKFIKHQSDRYVKIKRNWRKPRGINNRVRRRFKGQILMPNIGYGSNKKTKHMLPSSFRKFLVHNVKELEVLLMCNKSYCAEIAHNVSSKNWKAIIGRAAQLAIRVTNPNARLRSEKNE; from the coding sequence ATGGCTGCCCTCCAGCCTCTGGTGAAGACCAAGATTGTCAAAAAGAGGACCAAGAAGTTCATCAAGCACCAGTCAGACCGATATGTCAAAATCAAGCGAAACTGGCGGAAACCCAGAGGTATCAACAACAGGGTTCGGAGAAGATTCAAGGGCCAGATCCTGATGCCCAACATTGGTTATGGGAGCAACAAGAAAACTAAGCACATGCTGCCCAGTAGCTTCCGGAAGTTTCTGGTCCACAATGTCAAAGAGCTGGAGGTGCTGCTGATGTGCAACAAGTCTTACTGTGCTGAGATTGCTCACAATGTGTCCTCCAAGAACTGGAAAGCCATCATAGGAAGAGCAGCACAGCTGGCCATCAGAGTGACCAATCCCAATGCCAGGCTGCGCAGTGAAAAGAATGAGTAG